Proteins encoded within one genomic window of Micromonospora halotolerans:
- a CDS encoding SRPBCC family protein — MTVAPDRPLTNEITDILVTHCGLDADAAARTPAASLEELGMDSLALLELSAVVADRWRVKIPEQAGQLSIAGVADLVARKADPPGHTENAVDIAAPLPLVWEITNDVARWTELFTEYAAAEILHREGDTVRFRLTMHPDENGTSWSWVSERTADPGTREVRARRVETGPFEYMRIYWRYDEIPGGTRMTWVQDFAMKPTAPVDNAGMTERINTNSKVQLAVIKEKIERAHAGGAR, encoded by the coding sequence ATGACCGTCGCTCCCGACCGACCGCTCACCAACGAGATCACCGACATCCTGGTGACCCATTGCGGCCTGGACGCCGACGCGGCCGCCCGCACCCCGGCCGCCAGCCTGGAGGAGCTGGGCATGGACTCGCTGGCGCTGCTCGAACTCTCCGCGGTCGTGGCCGACCGGTGGCGGGTGAAGATCCCGGAGCAGGCCGGGCAGCTCAGCATCGCCGGCGTCGCCGACCTGGTGGCCCGGAAGGCGGATCCTCCGGGGCACACCGAGAACGCGGTCGACATCGCCGCCCCGCTGCCGCTGGTCTGGGAGATCACCAACGACGTGGCCCGGTGGACCGAGCTGTTCACCGAGTACGCGGCGGCCGAGATCCTGCACCGGGAGGGCGACACGGTCCGGTTCCGGCTCACCATGCACCCGGACGAGAACGGCACGTCGTGGAGCTGGGTCAGCGAACGCACCGCCGACCCGGGCACCCGCGAGGTGCGCGCCCGGCGGGTGGAGACCGGCCCGTTCGAGTACATGCGCATCTACTGGCGCTACGACGAGATCCCCGGCGGCACCCGGATGACCTGGGTGCAGGACTTCGCCATGAAGCCCACGGCGCCGGTCGACAACGCCGGCATGACCGAGCGGATCAACACCAACAGCAAGGTCCAGCTCGCCGTCATCAAGGAGAAGATCGAGCGGGCGCACGCGGGAGGCGCGCGATGA
- a CDS encoding cupin domain-containing protein has product MTDTSTARVSVHDVTADRRRGGELRVLLGPKTVGSTSGFMGVATLAPGERIAEHYHPYSEEFLYVSRGAITVDLDDRPVPLAAGEALFVRRDVRHRLRNTGDEPAEVVFHLGPLAPRPELGHVDTESAAPPPREPS; this is encoded by the coding sequence ATGACCGACACGTCCACGGCCCGGGTCTCCGTCCACGACGTGACCGCCGACCGGCGGCGCGGCGGCGAGCTGCGGGTGCTGCTCGGCCCGAAGACCGTCGGCAGCACCTCCGGCTTCATGGGGGTGGCCACCCTCGCGCCGGGGGAGCGGATCGCCGAGCACTACCACCCCTACAGCGAGGAGTTCCTCTACGTCTCCCGCGGCGCCATCACCGTCGACCTGGACGACCGGCCGGTGCCCCTCGCCGCCGGGGAGGCGCTGTTCGTGCGCCGGGACGTGCGGCACCGGCTGCGCAACACCGGCGACGAGCCGGCCGAGGTGGTCTTCCACCTCGGGCCGCTCGCCCCCCGCCCGGAACTCGGCCACGTCGACACCGAGAGCGCTGCCCCACCGCCACGGGAGCCGTCGTGA
- a CDS encoding beta-ketoacyl-[acyl-carrier-protein] synthase family protein, whose product MTGRRTVVTGVGVVAPGGATRDRFWKTITEGRTATRRISFFDPSPFRSQIAAECDFDPDAAGITLAERQRADRYVQFALACSAEALADSGLALSDADRERAGVVLGTAVGGTMALEKEYVRVSDSGRNWLVDHTLGGPYLYQALIPSSLAADVACRHGLHGPAQVVSTGCTSGIDAIGYAHQLVADGEADIVLAGAADSPISPVTVASFDAIGATSPDNDDPEHASRPFDADRHGFVLAEGAAVLVLEEAEHARRRGAHVYCEVAGYASRSNGFHMTGLRPDGAEMAVAISDALRQARLAPSAVSYVSAHGSGTRQNDRHETAAFKRALGAAAYRVPISSIKSMVGHSLGAIGSIEMAACALAIEYGVVPPTANWATRDPECDLDYVPNEAREVPVDVALSVGSGFGGFQSAMIFRRLAVHP is encoded by the coding sequence GTGACCGGCCGGCGGACCGTGGTCACCGGCGTCGGCGTCGTCGCACCCGGCGGCGCCACCCGGGACCGGTTCTGGAAGACCATCACCGAGGGGCGCACCGCCACCCGGCGGATCAGCTTCTTCGACCCGTCGCCGTTCCGCTCGCAGATCGCCGCCGAGTGCGACTTCGACCCGGACGCCGCCGGCATCACCCTCGCCGAGCGGCAGCGCGCCGACCGGTACGTGCAGTTCGCCCTGGCCTGCTCCGCCGAGGCGCTCGCCGACAGCGGCCTCGCCCTCAGCGACGCCGACCGGGAGCGGGCCGGCGTGGTGCTCGGCACCGCCGTCGGGGGCACCATGGCGCTGGAGAAGGAGTACGTGCGGGTCAGCGACTCGGGCCGGAACTGGCTGGTCGACCACACCCTCGGCGGGCCGTACCTGTACCAGGCGCTCATCCCGAGCAGCCTGGCCGCCGACGTGGCCTGCCGGCACGGCCTGCACGGCCCGGCGCAGGTGGTCTCCACCGGCTGCACGTCCGGCATCGACGCCATCGGGTACGCCCACCAGCTCGTCGCCGACGGCGAGGCGGACATCGTGCTGGCCGGGGCCGCCGACTCGCCGATCTCCCCGGTCACCGTCGCCTCGTTCGACGCCATCGGCGCCACCAGCCCGGACAACGACGACCCGGAGCACGCCTCCCGGCCGTTCGACGCCGACCGGCACGGCTTCGTCCTGGCCGAGGGCGCGGCCGTGCTGGTGCTGGAGGAGGCCGAGCACGCCCGGCGGCGGGGCGCGCACGTCTACTGCGAGGTGGCCGGCTACGCCAGCCGCAGCAACGGTTTCCACATGACCGGGCTGCGCCCCGACGGGGCGGAGATGGCCGTGGCGATCAGCGACGCGCTGCGCCAGGCCCGGCTCGCCCCGTCGGCCGTGTCGTACGTCAGCGCGCACGGCTCCGGCACCCGGCAGAACGACCGGCACGAGACGGCCGCGTTCAAGCGGGCGCTGGGCGCGGCGGCGTACCGGGTGCCGATCAGCTCGATCAAGTCGATGGTCGGGCACTCGCTCGGCGCGATCGGCTCCATCGAGATGGCCGCGTGCGCCCTGGCCATCGAGTACGGCGTGGTGCCGCCGACCGCCAACTGGGCCACCCGGGACCCGGAGTGCGACCTGGACTACGTGCCCAACGAGGCCCGGGAGGTGCCGGTGGACGTGGCGCTGTCGGTGGGTAGCGGCTTCGGCGGCTTCCAGTCCGCGATGATCTTCCGCCGGCTGGCGGTCCACCCGTGA
- a CDS encoding beta-ketoacyl synthase N-terminal-like domain-containing protein — protein MTARAVVTGIGVVAPTGVGADAHWDSVLAGTRRTGPITLFDPAGYPTRVAGEVPDFDAAGFSDTRQRVQTDRWTHLGFAATRLALTDAGLPDEAPDPYQWAVTLASSSGGNLFGQRELQRLWGGPSRTVGAYQSIAWFYAASVGQLSIRHQLKGPCGVTVSESAGGLDSLAHAVRTIRRGTPLVVAGATECPLSPYALACQLRSGLLSDVADPERAYRPFDTGAAGYVPAEGGAVFVVEELGHALARGARIYGEITGWAATHDAAPTDREAGPDPTHYARALRLALDRAAVRPHDVDVIWPDALGVPAYDRAEAAALRAVFGATTPPVTTQKPLTGRAHQGGSALDAATALLAFHHGLLPASAGPEQPAPGCELTFLRRPRPPRSRIALVGARGFDGFNSAVVLRGAAPPPAGDER, from the coding sequence GTGACCGCCCGGGCCGTGGTGACCGGGATCGGGGTGGTCGCCCCGACCGGTGTCGGCGCCGACGCGCACTGGGACTCGGTGCTCGCGGGCACCCGCCGCACCGGGCCGATCACCCTGTTCGACCCGGCCGGCTATCCGACCCGGGTGGCCGGGGAGGTGCCCGACTTCGACGCGGCCGGTTTCAGCGACACCCGGCAGCGGGTGCAGACCGACCGGTGGACGCACCTCGGCTTCGCCGCCACCCGGCTGGCGCTGACCGACGCCGGCCTGCCCGACGAGGCGCCCGACCCGTACCAGTGGGCGGTCACCCTGGCCAGCTCCTCCGGCGGCAACCTGTTCGGGCAGCGGGAGCTGCAACGGCTCTGGGGCGGGCCGAGCCGGACCGTCGGGGCGTACCAGTCGATCGCCTGGTTCTACGCGGCCAGCGTGGGGCAGCTCTCCATCCGGCACCAGCTCAAGGGGCCCTGCGGGGTGACCGTCTCCGAGTCGGCCGGCGGGCTGGACAGCCTCGCCCACGCGGTGCGGACCATCCGGCGCGGCACCCCGCTGGTGGTGGCCGGGGCGACCGAGTGCCCGCTCAGCCCGTACGCGCTGGCCTGCCAGCTCCGCTCCGGGCTGCTCAGCGACGTGGCCGACCCGGAGCGGGCGTACCGGCCGTTCGACACCGGCGCGGCCGGGTACGTGCCCGCCGAGGGCGGGGCCGTCTTCGTGGTGGAGGAGCTGGGGCACGCCCTCGCGCGGGGCGCCCGGATCTACGGGGAGATCACCGGCTGGGCGGCCACCCACGACGCGGCACCGACCGACCGGGAGGCCGGCCCGGACCCGACCCACTACGCCCGGGCGCTGCGGCTGGCCCTGGACCGGGCCGCGGTCCGCCCGCACGACGTGGACGTCATCTGGCCGGACGCGCTCGGGGTGCCCGCGTACGACCGGGCCGAGGCGGCCGCCCTGCGCGCGGTCTTCGGCGCGACGACCCCGCCGGTGACCACGCAGAAGCCGCTGACCGGCCGGGCCCACCAGGGCGGTTCGGCGCTGGACGCGGCCACCGCGCTGCTCGCCTTCCACCACGGCCTGCTGCCCGCCTCGGCCGGGCCGGAGCAGCCGGCGCCGGGCTGCGAGCTGACCTTCCTGCGTCGGCCGCGCCCGCCGCGCAGCCGCATCGCCCTGGTCGGGGCGCGCGGCTTCGACGGCTTCAACAGCGCGGTGGTCCTCCGCGGCGCCGCGCCCCCGCCGGCGGGGGACGAGAGGTGA
- a CDS encoding GNAT family N-acetyltransferase, with protein sequence MFRAARPDDFAQIIRLYRQLQPDDPRLTDGSDERAFAQILSNPALHLFVLELDGLVVATTYLNVIPNISRSASPYAVIENVVVEESRRGTGLGKQIMAGTLQAAWDAGCYKAMLMTGSRRPATHAFYRACGFSGDVKTAYLARPS encoded by the coding sequence ATGTTCCGTGCGGCCCGACCCGACGACTTCGCGCAGATCATCCGCCTCTACCGGCAATTGCAGCCCGACGATCCGCGGTTGACCGACGGATCCGACGAACGGGCCTTCGCGCAGATCCTGAGCAATCCGGCGCTGCACCTGTTCGTCCTCGAACTGGACGGGCTCGTCGTCGCCACCACGTACCTCAACGTGATTCCCAACATCTCCCGATCGGCATCGCCCTACGCCGTCATCGAGAACGTCGTGGTCGAGGAATCGCGGCGCGGCACCGGCCTGGGCAAGCAGATCATGGCCGGCACCCTCCAGGCCGCGTGGGACGCGGGTTGTTACAAGGCGATGCTGATGACCGGCTCGCGCCGGCCCGCGACCCACGCCTTCTACCGGGCCTGCGGGTTCTCGGGCGACGTCAAGACGGCGTACCTGGCTCGACCGTCCTGA
- a CDS encoding class I adenylate-forming enzyme family protein: MAEHPVSTDASWVDDILFTGRPTDMCLRLPEPVDKATLRRLVGEAQTRLADAGLRPGGAAALRLPPSLAYVVHLLATWRTGAQAILLDHRLTDHEVEKALRRLTPQVVVAPVRTGGGALRIFVDVTAGVAAYSDRPAGSPHAVIQLSSGSTGPSKVIGRTAGDLVGEVHRYTRIDGVALPGERIVLLPSMVHVLGLVGGLLYGLHAGVELCPPERLSGDAILAAVAAQDSPATVLGVPFHIGLLASTVPAGPLPQLRRMTTGGELVPAAVARAFTDRYGVPLGNMYGMTEVGVIGTDLHGAHRPAIAPAPGIRVRESGGELWVSCPANPYVGLADPTRWADGWLHTRDAGVVDPGTGLVTIKGRLDSQVSVGGMKVDLTEVEATVAELPGVTAAVVVWDDGVTAYVQTDGSLSEDTLDKLLAERLAGYKRPRTLHLLDQLPRTTTGKLVRSAPALRDAAS; this comes from the coding sequence ATGGCGGAACATCCTGTGTCGACAGACGCGAGTTGGGTGGACGACATTCTGTTCACCGGGCGTCCCACCGACATGTGTCTCCGCCTGCCCGAGCCGGTCGACAAGGCCACCCTGCGCCGCCTCGTCGGCGAGGCGCAGACCCGGCTGGCCGACGCCGGCCTGCGCCCCGGCGGCGCCGCCGCGCTGCGGCTGCCCCCGTCGCTGGCGTACGTGGTGCACCTGCTGGCCACCTGGCGCACCGGCGCCCAGGCGATCCTGCTCGACCACCGGCTCACCGACCACGAGGTCGAGAAGGCCCTGCGCCGGCTCACCCCGCAGGTGGTGGTCGCGCCGGTGCGCACCGGCGGCGGGGCGCTGCGGATCTTCGTCGACGTCACCGCGGGCGTCGCGGCCTACTCGGACCGCCCGGCCGGCAGCCCGCACGCGGTGATCCAGCTCAGCTCCGGCTCCACCGGACCGTCCAAGGTGATCGGGCGCACCGCCGGGGACCTGGTCGGCGAGGTGCACCGCTACACCCGGATCGACGGGGTGGCGCTGCCCGGCGAGCGGATCGTCCTGCTGCCCTCCATGGTGCACGTGCTCGGCCTGGTCGGCGGCCTGCTCTACGGGCTGCACGCCGGCGTCGAGCTGTGCCCGCCGGAGCGGCTCAGCGGCGACGCGATCCTCGCCGCCGTCGCCGCCCAGGACAGCCCGGCCACCGTGCTCGGCGTGCCGTTCCACATCGGCCTGCTGGCCTCCACCGTGCCGGCCGGGCCGCTGCCGCAGCTCCGGCGGATGACCACCGGCGGCGAGCTGGTCCCGGCCGCCGTGGCCCGCGCCTTCACCGACCGCTACGGCGTCCCGCTGGGCAACATGTACGGGATGACCGAGGTCGGCGTCATCGGCACCGACCTGCACGGGGCGCACCGCCCGGCCATCGCCCCCGCCCCCGGCATCCGGGTCCGCGAGTCCGGCGGTGAGCTGTGGGTGAGCTGCCCGGCCAACCCGTACGTCGGGCTCGCCGACCCGACCCGCTGGGCCGACGGCTGGCTGCACACCCGCGACGCCGGCGTGGTCGACCCGGGCACCGGGCTGGTCACCATCAAGGGCCGCCTCGACTCGCAGGTGTCGGTGGGCGGCATGAAGGTCGACCTCACCGAGGTGGAGGCCACCGTCGCCGAGCTGCCCGGGGTGACCGCCGCCGTGGTGGTCTGGGACGACGGCGTCACCGCGTACGTGCAGACCGACGGCTCGCTCTCCGAGGACACCCTGGACAAGCTGCTCGCCGAGCGCCTGGCCGGCTACAAGCGCCCCCGCACCCTGCACCTGCTCGACCAGCTGCCCCGCACCACCACCGGCAAGCTGGTCCGCTCCGCGCCGGCGCTCCGGGACGCCGCGTCATGA
- a CDS encoding 4'-phosphopantetheinyl transferase family protein — translation MNQLPVPGRDTVYVWTGRTAGDQRELARRLLRRAGGALLGRPEAEIGVGRAPGGRPEVYAAGGRTLPVSVSHAGGVVVVAARTGGPVGVDVERHRPLPATPLARRWYDPDEAAWLAARAEAGRELDFLRLWTAKEAVGKALGTGLRDGGLRRRMPAPDGGGGLLRPVPGCPGVRVGHPTGGAGLVLAVAVAGAAGPVEVALA, via the coding sequence GTGAACCAGCTACCGGTGCCCGGTCGGGACACCGTGTACGTGTGGACCGGCCGGACCGCCGGCGACCAGCGGGAGCTGGCGCGGCGGCTGCTGAGGCGCGCGGGTGGCGCGTTGCTCGGCCGGCCCGAGGCGGAGATCGGGGTGGGACGGGCGCCCGGCGGGCGCCCGGAGGTGTACGCGGCCGGCGGGCGGACGCTGCCGGTCAGCGTCAGCCACGCCGGCGGGGTGGTCGTGGTGGCCGCCCGGACCGGCGGGCCGGTCGGGGTGGACGTCGAGCGGCACCGGCCGCTGCCCGCCACGCCGCTGGCCCGGCGCTGGTACGACCCGGACGAGGCGGCCTGGCTGGCCGCCCGGGCCGAGGCCGGCCGGGAGCTGGACTTCCTGCGCCTGTGGACGGCCAAGGAGGCGGTCGGCAAGGCGCTCGGCACCGGGCTGCGCGACGGCGGGCTGCGCCGCCGGATGCCCGCGCCGGACGGCGGCGGCGGGCTGCTGCGCCCGGTCCCCGGCTGTCCCGGGGTGCGGGTCGGCCATCCGACCGGCGGGGCCGGCCTGGTGCTTGCCGTCGCGGTCGCCGGGGCGGCCGGGCCGGTCGAGGTCGCCCTCGCGTAG
- a CDS encoding acyl carrier protein gives MRDEVRAFVIEQLADMNYDVEDIDDDTTLGPSGVDLESLALADLAVRVEDRYGLKFADDESEKLALMTVGEFTTMVAARAAANSDKS, from the coding sequence ATGCGAGACGAGGTCCGCGCCTTCGTCATCGAGCAGCTCGCCGACATGAACTACGACGTCGAGGACATCGACGACGACACCACCCTCGGCCCCTCCGGCGTCGACCTCGAGTCGCTGGCCCTGGCCGACCTCGCGGTCCGGGTCGAGGACCGGTACGGCCTGAAGTTCGCCGACGACGAGTCGGAGAAGCTGGCCCTCATGACGGTCGGCGAGTTCACCACGATGGTCGCCGCCCGGGCGGCCGCGAACAGCGACAAGTCCTGA
- a CDS encoding acyl carrier protein produces MTGRPDLGRADLVSMLAELTAKPVDQVPDRVGSMELAWLVHLVEQRYDRRLELTDDQLAGIRTVDDALAVFQTSLTVPADG; encoded by the coding sequence ATGACCGGTCGGCCCGACCTGGGGCGAGCTGACCTGGTGAGCATGCTCGCCGAACTGACCGCGAAACCCGTCGACCAGGTGCCCGACCGGGTCGGCTCGATGGAGCTGGCGTGGCTCGTACACCTCGTCGAGCAACGCTACGACCGCCGGCTGGAGCTGACCGACGACCAGCTCGCCGGCATCCGCACCGTCGACGACGCGCTGGCGGTGTTCCAGACCTCGCTGACCGTTCCCGCAGATGGCTGA
- a CDS encoding beta-ketoacyl-[acyl-carrier-protein] synthase family protein, protein MAEREPVRITGVHALSALGRGADALLAGVLAGAPAFTPVRRFDTTGRRVTVAATLPEVGTLADELADAVDRVCRAAGLDRTQRAGAALFLAAHGGPHSLPPPGGGDAGPPVPALAGHLARRCGLGERARVYTTACVSASTAVADAATLIGRGDLDRVVVAAGYLVEPDQYALFDAGRALAADGVVRPFSAGRQGLLLGDGVVAVVLESARAAAGRGAPTLGTVAGWGRAGDAYHPCQPDPRGHGLARAVEAALRRAGLPGTAVGYVNANATGTPYSDASEAAALGRVFGAAAGRIPVSSTKAVHGHALEASGLLELVVTVLALGHGKLPVNAGWLGPDESCPLDVVTDAPRPAATAHALTLNAAFGGANTALLVGAP, encoded by the coding sequence ATGGCTGAGCGGGAGCCTGTACGGATCACCGGCGTCCACGCGCTCAGCGCCCTCGGCAGGGGCGCCGACGCGCTGCTCGCCGGGGTGCTCGCCGGCGCCCCGGCGTTCACACCGGTGCGCCGCTTCGACACCACCGGCCGCCGGGTCACCGTGGCGGCCACCCTGCCCGAGGTCGGCACCCTCGCCGACGAGCTGGCCGACGCGGTCGACCGCGTGTGCCGGGCGGCCGGCCTGGACCGCACGCAGCGGGCCGGCGCCGCGCTGTTCCTGGCCGCGCACGGCGGCCCGCACTCGCTGCCGCCGCCGGGCGGCGGGGACGCCGGGCCGCCGGTGCCGGCGCTCGCCGGCCACCTGGCCCGCCGCTGCGGCCTCGGCGAACGTGCCCGCGTCTACACCACCGCCTGCGTGTCGGCGAGCACCGCGGTCGCCGACGCCGCGACCCTGATCGGCCGGGGCGACCTGGACCGGGTCGTGGTCGCCGCCGGCTACCTGGTCGAGCCGGATCAGTACGCCCTCTTCGACGCCGGCCGGGCGCTCGCCGCCGACGGGGTGGTCCGACCGTTCAGCGCCGGCCGGCAGGGGCTGCTGCTCGGCGACGGGGTGGTGGCCGTGGTGCTGGAGTCGGCCCGCGCCGCCGCCGGACGGGGCGCCCCGACGCTGGGGACCGTGGCCGGCTGGGGGCGGGCCGGCGACGCGTACCACCCGTGCCAGCCGGACCCGCGGGGGCACGGCCTGGCCCGGGCGGTCGAGGCGGCGCTGCGCCGGGCCGGGCTGCCCGGCACGGCGGTGGGTTACGTCAACGCCAACGCCACCGGCACCCCGTACAGCGACGCGTCGGAGGCGGCGGCGCTGGGCCGGGTGTTCGGCGCGGCGGCCGGGCGGATCCCGGTCAGCTCCACGAAGGCGGTGCACGGGCACGCGCTGGAGGCGTCCGGCCTGCTCGAACTGGTGGTCACCGTGCTCGCGCTCGGGCACGGCAAGCTGCCGGTCAACGCCGGCTGGCTCGGCCCCGACGAGAGCTGCCCGCTGGACGTCGTCACCGACGCGCCGCGCCCGGCGGCCACCGCCCACGCGCTGACCCTCAACGCCGCGTTCGGCGGCGCGAACACGGCCCTGCTGGTCGGTGCGCCGTGA
- a CDS encoding beta-ketoacyl synthase chain length factor, translating into MTAAVLAQARWPETGDGPPPAVPGFVHSAFAPLVVAVADRCLRARYGAGPLPAGNRTAVVLVSASGDRASAAHVRATVAAGGRVGPLFFFQSVPNSVAGHVAARWGLDGPVVCLSPAGDPRAEGAAEADLLLYDGDAAQALLVLIEQAPDGTPGEATAVLLGEGTHQ; encoded by the coding sequence GTGACCGCCGCCGTGCTGGCGCAGGCGCGCTGGCCGGAGACCGGGGACGGGCCACCGCCGGCCGTGCCGGGCTTCGTGCACTCGGCGTTCGCGCCGCTGGTGGTGGCGGTGGCCGACCGCTGCCTGCGCGCCCGGTACGGGGCGGGGCCGCTGCCCGCCGGCAACCGCACGGCGGTGGTGCTGGTCAGCGCGAGCGGCGACCGGGCCAGCGCCGCGCACGTCCGGGCCACGGTCGCGGCCGGCGGCCGGGTGGGCCCGTTGTTCTTCTTCCAGTCGGTGCCGAACAGCGTGGCCGGGCACGTCGCGGCGCGGTGGGGGCTGGACGGGCCGGTGGTGTGCCTGAGCCCGGCGGGGGACCCCCGGGCCGAGGGCGCCGCCGAGGCGGACCTGCTGCTGTACGACGGCGACGCCGCGCAGGCGTTGCTGGTCCTGATCGAACAGGCACCGGACGGTACGCCGGGCGAGGCGACCGCGGTGCTGCTGGGGGAGGGAACACATCAATGA
- a CDS encoding class I adenylate-forming enzyme family protein, with protein sequence MRTRGLRGALAADTELGAGNVLARVLAHGADRDGPGLTFDTAVDGHPAETPLTLGRLDELVAARAAWLHERGIKPRDPVAVWAGSAADMVLSFLALARLGAIPALMNGRLRPEIAAEYVRRLRAVGVLADAAHAAALRGHDPGALLLGEPAEAGGGDPAAAPPHYRHHDDDPVVITHTSGTTGVPKAVLHSHASLFAATRHLLAMPQAQGTTRILNALPAPHTATVLMVNQALGNRAEMYLLSEQGGERVLDAIQRWRPDGVFGFSVTWAELARFDLSAYDLESVRLWFNTGDCSHEPHVRRLVRVGSRDVMTRDGVTRVPGSVFIDGLGSSEMGHSMFHVTHTVDTDRYGRCVGRPYRFTRVAVLDEAGNELPPGQVGWLGIDSPSLFRGYWNDSVTTYRSRLRGWYLTGDLVRADADGRYYHLDRAVDSVETGDGKRFFTALSEERILAACADVTDCTVVLLEEGGDVVTDVLLELAAGADPAADRTARIRAAIGPDLAATLRRVVPVRADDIPVTVTGKVRKVALRERYLAEAAS encoded by the coding sequence ATGAGGACGAGGGGACTGCGCGGCGCGCTGGCCGCCGACACCGAGCTGGGCGCGGGGAACGTGCTCGCCCGGGTGCTCGCCCACGGCGCCGACCGGGACGGCCCCGGGCTCACCTTCGACACCGCGGTCGACGGCCACCCGGCCGAGACCCCGCTGACCCTGGGCCGGCTCGACGAGCTGGTCGCCGCCCGCGCCGCCTGGCTGCACGAGCGCGGGATCAAGCCGCGCGACCCGGTCGCCGTCTGGGCCGGTTCCGCCGCCGACATGGTGCTGTCGTTCCTGGCGCTGGCCCGGCTCGGCGCGATCCCCGCGCTGATGAACGGCCGGCTGCGCCCGGAGATCGCCGCCGAGTACGTCCGCCGGCTGCGCGCCGTCGGGGTGCTCGCCGACGCCGCGCACGCCGCCGCCCTGCGGGGGCACGACCCGGGCGCGCTCCTGCTCGGCGAGCCCGCCGAGGCGGGCGGCGGCGACCCGGCCGCGGCCCCGCCGCACTACCGGCACCACGACGACGACCCGGTCGTCATCACCCACACCTCCGGCACCACCGGGGTGCCGAAGGCGGTGCTGCACTCGCACGCCAGCCTCTTCGCCGCCACCCGGCACCTGCTCGCCATGCCGCAGGCGCAGGGCACCACCCGGATCCTCAACGCGCTGCCCGCCCCGCACACCGCGACGGTGCTGATGGTGAACCAGGCGCTGGGCAACCGGGCCGAGATGTACCTCCTCTCCGAGCAGGGTGGCGAGCGGGTGCTCGACGCGATCCAGCGCTGGCGGCCGGACGGCGTGTTCGGGTTCTCCGTCACCTGGGCCGAGCTGGCCCGCTTCGACCTGTCCGCGTACGACCTGGAGTCGGTGCGGCTGTGGTTCAACACCGGCGACTGCTCGCACGAACCGCACGTGCGCCGGCTGGTCAGGGTGGGCTCGCGGGACGTGATGACCCGCGACGGGGTGACCCGGGTGCCCGGCTCGGTCTTCATCGACGGGCTCGGCTCCAGCGAGATGGGCCACTCGATGTTCCACGTCACGCACACCGTCGACACCGACCGGTACGGCCGGTGCGTCGGACGGCCGTACCGGTTCACCAGGGTGGCCGTGCTCGACGAGGCGGGCAACGAGCTGCCGCCCGGGCAGGTCGGCTGGCTGGGCATCGACTCGCCGTCGCTGTTCCGCGGCTACTGGAACGACTCGGTCACCACCTACCGGTCCCGGCTGCGCGGCTGGTACCTCACCGGCGACCTGGTCCGCGCCGACGCCGACGGCCGCTACTACCACCTCGACCGGGCGGTTGACTCCGTCGAGACGGGCGACGGGAAGCGCTTCTTCACCGCGCTGTCCGAGGAGCGGATCCTCGCCGCCTGCGCCGACGTCACCGACTGCACCGTGGTGCTCCTCGAGGAGGGCGGGGACGTCGTCACGGACGTGCTGCTGGAGCTGGCCGCCGGGGCGGACCCGGCGGCGGACCGCACCGCGCGCATCCGGGCCGCGATCGGGCCGGACCTGGCCGCCACGCTGCGCCGGGTGGTGCCGGTGCGCGCCGACGACATCCCGGTCACCGTGACCGGCAAGGTCCGCAAGGTGGCGCTGCGCGAGCGCTATCTCGCCGAGGCCGCGTCATGA